A window from Sinorhizobium fredii encodes these proteins:
- the lptC gene encoding LPS export ABC transporter periplasmic protein LptC, with amino-acid sequence MLNQARFPDIVADTGTSSVDAYASAARHSARVKRLKIVLPLAAGVVALVFAAISFIRAFLPEELQLETATIENGKIVMQNPAISGRNRQDISYSMKAQRALQDIANPDIITLEKIHAEMPVNETLVATVDATSGIYDRGGNTLDMNAPFTISMNNGVNADFQSAYLDIDAGEMETKHPIAISMNGGSIIAQSLRMTDKGRIVTFEGMVRVNVEPSAIRKNAK; translated from the coding sequence ATGCTGAACCAAGCGCGTTTTCCCGATATCGTCGCCGATACGGGCACGAGCTCCGTGGATGCCTATGCATCGGCGGCGCGACACTCCGCGCGGGTGAAGCGCCTGAAGATCGTCCTGCCGCTCGCGGCCGGCGTCGTCGCTCTCGTCTTCGCGGCCATTTCCTTCATCCGCGCCTTTCTGCCGGAGGAACTGCAGCTCGAAACCGCGACGATCGAAAACGGCAAGATCGTCATGCAGAATCCGGCGATTTCCGGCCGCAACCGGCAGGATATCAGCTATTCCATGAAAGCCCAGCGGGCGCTGCAGGACATTGCCAATCCGGACATCATCACGCTCGAGAAGATCCACGCCGAGATGCCGGTCAACGAGACTTTGGTGGCGACGGTCGACGCGACGAGCGGCATTTACGATCGCGGCGGAAATACGCTCGATATGAACGCGCCGTTCACTATTTCGATGAATAATGGCGTCAATGCCGATTTCCAGTCGGCATATCTGGATATCGACGCCGGCGAAATGGAGACCAAGCATCCGATTGCCATCAGCATGAACGGCGGATCGATCATTGCGCAGTCGCTGCGAATGACAGATAAGGGACGTATTGTAACATTCGAAGGCATGGTCCGGGTCAATGTCGAACCCAGCGCCATCCGCAAGAACGCCAAATAG